In Candidatus Methylomirabilota bacterium, the sequence CCGGCGGGTGAAATCGACCGCGGTGACGTCCTCCGCGATCATCTCGGTCCCGAACCGCTCCGCCTGCTTGCGGAAGGCTTCCATGAGGTCGGGCCCCATCAGGCCGTCGACGAAGCCGGGGTAGTTCTCGACGAGCGTGGTGAGCATCAGCTGCCCTCCGGCTTGCACGCCCGTGAAGAGGAGGGGCGCCAGGTTGGCGCGAGCCGCGTAGATGGCCGCCGTGTAGCCGGCGGGCCCCGAACCGACGATGATCACCTTGCGCACGGTCATGCCGTCACTCCTCCGTCTCCTCACCGTTAGATGCGTCTCTGGCCGCCCAGGATACCGCGCAGCTCACCCAGGTCGCGGATCTCGAATTCGGGCGGCGCGACGCCGGATGGCAGCGCCCCGCCGCCGGGATTGAGCCAGACGGCATGCATGCCGATCCGCTGGGCGCCGAGCACGTCGATGTCCGCGCGGTCTCCCACGAACAGCGCCTCGGTCGGCGACAGCCCGAGCCGATTCAGGGCCACTTCGAAGATCGCCGGCGCCGGCTTGCGCCAGCCCACGGCGTCGGAGACCACGACCGCCTCGAACAGGTCCGCCACTCCCGCCGCTTCCAGAATCCCGATCGCGGTGGGGGTGTAGTCGAAGTTCGAGACGACGGCCAGGCGGTACCGCCCGGCCAGGTCGACCAGCAGCTGTCCGTGTGGCGCGGGGAACTCCGCAGCCCGGCTCAGCCCCCGCCGGTGCGTCTCCACGAGCTGGTGCACCACGTCGCCGGGGCACACCCCCGGATCCAGGCCGAGATAGCGCAAGAGACACGCGAATCGCTCGGGCGCGGCGACCTCACGGTGATCGATCGCGCGCAGCCGCTCGGCTTCCTGCCAGCTCGCCAGCAGGGCATTGTAGAGCGCCTCCAGGGTGACCCCGGGCGCCCACGTCGTCAGGATGGGGTGGAGCTCGCCGACGGTGGAGCGCACGACCCGTCCGTTCACCGCTACTGCGGGCAGCCGCTCGCGGTCGAACCGGACGAGGGTGTCGAAGAGATCGAAGAGCACGGCCCGGTACGCCCGTCCGCTCATAGCGCCTTGCGGCTGGCGTAGCCCTCGTCCAGGCCATGCCAGAACCGGATCTCACGCTCGCCGTATTTCCAGCAGAGATTGACCACGCGCCCGTCGCGCAGGTGGGCGAAGTCGACCAGTCCCAGGTCGAGATCTTTGGGGACGCCCCCCAGCGCCGCGATGCGGTCGAGCCCCTCCTTGACCTGCCCGCCCAGCCGCTGCAGGCGTTCGCGCATCGTCCGCCACTGTTCGCGGTCGACGAGCCCGCCGCCGACCAGGCTGATCCGTCGCTGATCGTCCTGCATCTCCTCGCCGAGCGCCCTGGCCTCCGCGTGGGCCCGCCGGACATCGTCCATGATCCCGGTGAGCGCCGGGATCAGCGCCTCCACCTCGGCCGGCGAGAAGTACCGGTCAGCCACGGATCGGGGCATCCCAGACGGCGACGCGCGCCTCCCGGCCGCTCATGCGTGGCGCGGGGGAGGCGTGACGACGACGAGGGCCAGGAGCGGCTCGGTGCCGGCGTTGGCCAGCCCGTGGGCGGCGCCGGCCGGCGCCACCACCGCCTCACCGGCCTCGACGATCTCCTCGCGGTCGCCGAGCACCACGCGGCCCCGGCCCTCGAGCACGAAATAGATCTTGTCCTGATCCGGATGGGTGTGGGGCTTCTGCTCCTGGCCGGGGGCGAGACAGTAGAGGTCGAGCTGCGCCCGGGCGGTCGTGGCCAGCGCGATACGGGCCATCTTGTCCGGATTGACGGTGGCGTGATCTCTGACGCGAATCTTCATCGTGACCTGTCTCCGGCGGCGACCGAGCGCGCCAGCAGCTGCACGGGGTGCAGCACCTCGATGTCGAGCCCCCGGGCGCGGCACCCCCGGGCGATCTGCAGCAGGCATCCCGCGTTACCCGTCACCACGATCCGGGCTCGGGTAGCGGCGATGCGGTCGACCTTTCTGTCCAGCAACCGATCGGCCAGCACCGGCTCGAGCAGATTGTAAATGCCGGCGCTCCCACAGCAGAGATCGCTCTCGGCCAGGGGCTCGAGCCGGAGGCCAGGGATCCGCGCCAGCAGGGCCCGGGGCTCGCCGCGCAGCCGCTGGCCATGGACCAGATGACAGGGGTCGTGATACGTCGCCGTCGTGTCGAGCCGGCCCAAGGGCAGGTCGGCGTCGACGAGCAGCTGACTGACGTCGCGGACGCGCTGGGCGACGCCCGACAGCTCGACAATCCAATGGCCGTACTCCTTCATCGCCGATCCGCAGCCGGCAGCGTCGGTGACGATATGGTCGAGGTCGTCGCCGAAGGCAGCGGCCAGCGTGCGGGCCCGCCGGCGAAAAGCCTCGAGCCGGCCGCCGTGCAGCTCGAGCGCGCCGCAGCAACCCTGCTCGCCCGGCACCACGACGTCCCAGCCCGCCAGGCTGAGCAGCCGCACGCTGTCCGGGCCCACCCCGGGACAGAGGTGGCGCTGCACGCAGCCGGTGAGAAGCCCGACACGCCCGCGGCGGGCGCCCCGAGCGGGGGTGAATCGCGGCAGGCTCGCCGCCTGCGGGATATCGTCGGGCAGCAGCGCCTCCATCGCCGCCAGGCGGGGGACGAGCCGCCAGACTCCGCTGTTCCGAAAACGGCGCCGCAGCCCCCGACCGGGCCAGCCACGAACCGCGGCCAGGGCAACGCCGATGCGACCCGGATGGGGCAGCAGCAGATAGAGCAGCCGCTCGAGGAGTCGTGGGCGGGACGTGAGGCCCTGGCGGGTCAGCTGCCCCCGCGTCTGCTCGAGGAGCGAGCCGAACGGCACCCCGGCCGGACAGGCGGTCTCGCAGGCCCGGCACGCCAGACAGAGATCCATGTGGCGAGCGAACGTCGCCGACGGCGTCAGACGGCCCTCGGCGACGGCGCGCATCAAGTAGAGGCGCCCGCGCGGGGAGTCCATCTCCTCGCCCAGCACACGATACGTCGGGCACTGCGGCAGGCAGATCCCGCAGTGGACGCAGGCGCGCAGGGCGTCGAGATCCACCGTGTCCGGCGCCGCGACGCTTGCCGGTCCCGCCGGGGACGTCACAGACCGCCCACGAAGCGACCGGGGTTGAGCACGCGGCCGGGGTCGAACTCGTCTCGAAGGCGTCGCATCAGCTCGAGGGCGGCAGGCGCCACAGCGCCCCAGGGATCCACGGTTGCGCGGAGCGCTCGGGGGCCCGCCTGGACGACGACGCTGCCATCGAACCCGCCCACCGCCGCACGCAGACGCGTGACCACGCTCGCCGCGTCCTCGACGCCAGCGCCGGGCAGGAGCAGGCGTAGCGAACCACTGGCCGCGCAGCCGGCCACCCGAGGCGTGGCGCCCGAGTTCACCTCGGCGTGGGCCGCCGTGATGGCATCGAGCGTGTCGGCGATCCGGCTCGGCAGCACCCCGAGTTGCAGCACCACCTCGCCTTCGGCCCTGGCCAGGGCGCGGTCGTAACGCGGCCAGAAGCCGTCGTCCAGCGCGACGAGGTGTCCCCCCGCCCCCCGGGCCAGCGCCTGCAAGCGGTCGGCCTCGTCGCGGACCGCGGCTTCCACGCCGGCCAGCGACACGGCGACGCCGAAGGGCGCGGGCGGCGCCTGGCACGCCCGCAGGGCCGGCTCGTTCAGCAGCTCGAGGCGCGTGGGCTCCAGCGTGGAATCGAGCACGAGCCCGATGAACGACTGGGCGGCCGCGGCCGACGGCAGGGTCGCCAGCCAGGTTCCCTCGCGGTCGGGGACCGGATGCAGCCGCAGGGTCAGCTCCACCAGCACCCCGAGCGTCCCCAGCGCGCCCACCATCAGCTTGGGCACGTCGTACCCGCTGACGGACTTCACGACGCGGGCGCCGCCCCAGGTCAGCACACCGTCGGCCTGGACGAAGCGGACGCCGAGCAGCAGGTCACGAAGTGTCCCGTAGCGCGCGCGCAGCGGCCCGTGGGCGTTGGTGGCCACGAGCCCGCCCAGCGTCCGCGTCTCCCAGCCCGGAGGATCCACGGGCAGCTGTTGACGCCGGGGACGCAGCTCTGTGGCCAGCGCCCCCGCGGACACGCCCACTTCCACGCTGACCGTCAGATCGTCGGGTTGGTAGTCCAGCACGCGGACCAGGTCCTTCGTGTCCAGCACCAGATCGAGCCGCGCCGGCGGCGCGCCCAGATCCATCGCGGCGCCGCTTCCCCGCGGGATCACGGCCAGCCGCTCCTCCGCGGCCAACGCGAGCACGGTGGCGACCTGTTCGGCGCTGGCCGGCCTCACCACCCACCGGGGCACGCGATCATCGACGGCGGCGGCGCGTAGCGCCGCCGCATGGTCGGTGACGCGCGCGGCCCCGACGACGTCGGCGAGCGCGGCGCCGACGGACCGCATGGAGACGGCCATCTCAGATCCAGGTCCCGGCCGGCAGGGTCGGACGTGACGGGCGGAAGCCCTCCCCGCACGCCGGATGGGACGGCAGCAGCTTATCGGGATTCATGATGCCGGGCGGATCGAAGACCCGGCGCAGCCGGTACATGAAATTGAGGTCGGCGTCGGCGAACTGCAGCGGCAGGTTCTTGGCCTTGTCCACGCCGACGCCGTGCTCGCCGGTGACACTGCCCCCCAGCGCGATGCACGCCTGCAGCAGCTCCTCGTTGGCCAGCCCCGCCCGCCGCAGCTCATCGGGCTGGCGATCATCGTAGCAGATCAGGGGATGGAGATTACCGTCGCCGGCGTGGAAGACGTTCGCGATGAGCACGCCGTGCCGCGCCGCGATCGTCTGCATCTCCTGCATGATGTCGGGGAGCTTCGAACGAGGGACGACCGCGTCCTGCAGCAGGTAGCTGGCGGTGAGGCGGCCCACGGCGCCGGCCGCTTCCTTGCGTCCCTTCCAGAGCAGTGCCTGCTCCGCCTCGTCCCGCGCCACCCGAACTTCGAGCGCCCGGCGCTCGCGGCACACGGTGGCGCAGCGCTCCCCCTGTCGCTCAACCTCGGCGCGAGGACCGTCGAGCTCGATCAGCAGCACGGCGGCGGCCTCGGTCGGGTACACGGGGGCCACGCCGGCGTTGATGGCCCGGATGATGACGGCGTCGAGCATCTCCAGCGCCGCGGGAATGACGCCGGCGGCGATGATGTCGGACACGGCGTGCGAGGCATCCACCAGGGATGGAAACGACGCCAGCACCGTCTTCACCGCTTCGGGCGCGTGGCGCAGGCGCACGGTGACCTCGGTGACGAGTCCGAAGGTGCCCTCGCTGCCGACGACCACGCCGGTGAGATCGTAGCCGGGACGGTCAGCCACCTTCCCCCCCAGCCGGATCAGCTCTCCTCGGCCCGTGACGATCTCCAGCCCGAGCACGTGATTGGTGGTGATGCCGTACTTCAGGCAATGCGCGCCCCCGGCGTTGGTGGCCACATTACCGCCGATAGAGGACACCATCTGGCTCGAGGGGTCAGGGGCGAAGAAATAGCCGCGCTCGGCCACGGCCCGCGTGAGCCACAGGTTGATGACGCCGGGCTGCACGGTGGCGCAGCGGTTGGGCAGATCGATCTCGAGGATGGCGTCCATCCGGTTGAGGCCGATCATCACGCCACCCCGCGCCGCCATCGCGCCGCCGATGAGCCCGGTACCCGCGCCGCGCGGGATCACCGGGACGCCGTGCTGGTGGCAGCGGCGCACCAGCTCCACCACCTGCTCGGTGCGGCTGGGCAGGGCCACGACGTCGGGGATGCCCTTGTAGTACGTGTGCATGTCGCACTCGTAGACCAGCCGTCCTTCCGGGGACATCACGAGCCCCTCGGGCCCGAGAATCCCTCGCAGCTCATCGACGAACTGGTCACTCAGCGCCATGGGACGCCTCACGCCGGATTATCGCGCACAACAGTCAGGAGGGCCGGCCCGAACACCGGGGCCACCGGACCAGCTCTGCTCGAGCGCCGGCTTCGCCGGCGCAATCCTTCCCAGGGGGGAGGCAGGGAGGAGCACGCCGTGAGGCGTGCGACGACCGTCGGAAGGGGGGCTTCGCCCCCCTCCGAGCTAAATCCGCCAGGTATCGCCCGACGTCAGCAGCTGGGCGATGTCACCCTCACCCCGCTCGGCGATCGCCCGGCGCTCCTGCTCGAGCAGGATCTCCTCGTAGCAGGGCTGTTCGATGGCCGCCAGCACACCCACCGGGATGGGGAAGTCGGGGACCCAGAGATCGGCCAGGAGCTTGGCGGCGTTGACGTTCGTCTCGTCGTGGATCCAGAGCGCCCGCTCGCCTACCTGCCCGGCGGGCACCACGCGCGGCGTGACGCCGTCCATGACGACGGCTTGCCGCCGGTCGGGTGGACCGAACAGCAGAGGCTTGCCGTGCTCGAGCCGCAGCTCGTGCGCCAGCCTGGACTCTTTCTCGTAGAGCGCGTTCCAGGCCAGGTCGTTGTAGACGTTGCAGTTCTGGAGGATCTCCAGGAACGCGGCGCCCTGGTGATGGGCGGCCCGCTTGAGCATCTCCTCCATGTGACGCACGTCGCGATCGACGGTCCGCGCCACGAACGAGGTCCCGCAGCCCAACGCGAAGGCCAGCGGGTTCACGGGACGGTCCGCCGAGCCCAGGGGCGTCGATTTCGTCACCTTGCCGAGCTCGCTGGTGGGCGAGTACT encodes:
- a CDS encoding HAD family hydrolase, with the protein product MSGRAYRAVLFDLFDTLVRFDRERLPAVAVNGRVVRSTVGELHPILTTWAPGVTLEALYNALLASWQEAERLRAIDHREVAAPERFACLLRYLGLDPGVCPGDVVHQLVETHRRGLSRAAEFPAPHGQLLVDLAGRYRLAVVSNFDYTPTAIGILEAAGVADLFEAVVVSDAVGWRKPAPAIFEVALNRLGLSPTEALFVGDRADIDVLGAQRIGMHAVWLNPGGGALPSGVAPPEFEIRDLGELRGILGGQRRI
- a CDS encoding DUF2203 domain-containing protein; the encoded protein is MADRYFSPAEVEALIPALTGIMDDVRRAHAEARALGEEMQDDQRRISLVGGGLVDREQWRTMRERLQRLGGQVKEGLDRIAALGGVPKDLDLGLVDFAHLRDGRVVNLCWKYGEREIRFWHGLDEGYASRKAL
- a CDS encoding cupin domain-containing protein; amino-acid sequence: MKIRVRDHATVNPDKMARIALATTARAQLDLYCLAPGQEQKPHTHPDQDKIYFVLEGRGRVVLGDREEIVEAGEAVVAPAGAAHGLANAGTEPLLALVVVTPPPRHA
- a CDS encoding (Fe-S)-binding protein — its product is MDLDALRACVHCGICLPQCPTYRVLGEEMDSPRGRLYLMRAVAEGRLTPSATFARHMDLCLACRACETACPAGVPFGSLLEQTRGQLTRQGLTSRPRLLERLLYLLLPHPGRIGVALAAVRGWPGRGLRRRFRNSGVWRLVPRLAAMEALLPDDIPQAASLPRFTPARGARRGRVGLLTGCVQRHLCPGVGPDSVRLLSLAGWDVVVPGEQGCCGALELHGGRLEAFRRRARTLAAAFGDDLDHIVTDAAGCGSAMKEYGHWIVELSGVAQRVRDVSQLLVDADLPLGRLDTTATYHDPCHLVHGQRLRGEPRALLARIPGLRLEPLAESDLCCGSAGIYNLLEPVLADRLLDRKVDRIAATRARIVVTGNAGCLLQIARGCRARGLDIEVLHPVQLLARSVAAGDRSR
- a CDS encoding FAD-binding oxidoreductase; this encodes MAVSMRSVGAALADVVGAARVTDHAAALRAAAVDDRVPRWVVRPASAEQVATVLALAAEERLAVIPRGSGAAMDLGAPPARLDLVLDTKDLVRVLDYQPDDLTVSVEVGVSAGALATELRPRRQQLPVDPPGWETRTLGGLVATNAHGPLRARYGTLRDLLLGVRFVQADGVLTWGGARVVKSVSGYDVPKLMVGALGTLGVLVELTLRLHPVPDREGTWLATLPSAAAAQSFIGLVLDSTLEPTRLELLNEPALRACQAPPAPFGVAVSLAGVEAAVRDEADRLQALARGAGGHLVALDDGFWPRYDRALARAEGEVVLQLGVLPSRIADTLDAITAAHAEVNSGATPRVAGCAASGSLRLLLPGAGVEDAASVVTRLRAAVGGFDGSVVVQAGPRALRATVDPWGAVAPAALELMRRLRDEFDPGRVLNPGRFVGGL
- a CDS encoding FAD-linked oxidase C-terminal domain-containing protein, which produces MALSDQFVDELRGILGPEGLVMSPEGRLVYECDMHTYYKGIPDVVALPSRTEQVVELVRRCHQHGVPVIPRGAGTGLIGGAMAARGGVMIGLNRMDAILEIDLPNRCATVQPGVINLWLTRAVAERGYFFAPDPSSQMVSSIGGNVATNAGGAHCLKYGITTNHVLGLEIVTGRGELIRLGGKVADRPGYDLTGVVVGSEGTFGLVTEVTVRLRHAPEAVKTVLASFPSLVDASHAVSDIIAAGVIPAALEMLDAVIIRAINAGVAPVYPTEAAAVLLIELDGPRAEVERQGERCATVCRERRALEVRVARDEAEQALLWKGRKEAAGAVGRLTASYLLQDAVVPRSKLPDIMQEMQTIAARHGVLIANVFHAGDGNLHPLICYDDRQPDELRRAGLANEELLQACIALGGSVTGEHGVGVDKAKNLPLQFADADLNFMYRLRRVFDPPGIMNPDKLLPSHPACGEGFRPSRPTLPAGTWI
- a CDS encoding 2-oxoacid:ferredoxin oxidoreductase subunit beta — encoded protein: MSAGAAAEAPRYTKKDFESDQDVRWCPGCGDYAILSAIQKTMPDLGIPRENIVFISGIGCSSRFPYYMNTYGFHTIHGRAPAIATGLRLARPDLKVFVVTGDGDGLSIGGNHMLHVLRRNVNLTVLLFNNRIYGLTKGQYSPTSELGKVTKSTPLGSADRPVNPLAFALGCGTSFVARTVDRDVRHMEEMLKRAAHHQGAAFLEILQNCNVYNDLAWNALYEKESRLAHELRLEHGKPLLFGPPDRRQAVVMDGVTPRVVPAGQVGERALWIHDETNVNAAKLLADLWVPDFPIPVGVLAAIEQPCYEEILLEQERRAIAERGEGDIAQLLTSGDTWRI